One bacterium genomic region harbors:
- the tig gene encoding trigger factor, whose amino-acid sequence MSSQQAAPSPGPAPSDPAPAAEGHTHAPLVAISEVSVEEPKSWQRVVTVRLPLGEWEAARAHVFTSVRRKAQVPGFRKGKVPVPMVESLYAREIALDALDWLLPRAWHQALHEVALDTVNDPDYSDIDFGDESGQFSFKATVEVRPQVRIEGYRGQAVTAPEEPMPADGVERTLAQLREARASFTEVERPAADGDRVTVDFRQLDAGGLPVLDTAVKGHRFELGSPFVLEAFSEGLRGLAPGEERRFPVSYPADYDQESLAGQTRIFQVTLAKVEVKGLPALDDSFASEVGKFQSIQELRDRIQANIEAEIRDRNRQRLEAALVHGLLAKNPFELPPSMVASYVLHLLADEERRRGASLGEDERRQAIESLAPGAELAIKRWFLLDAVAKQEGLAVSDEDYEAHLGALAAAEGRPGEEIRQSVARAGAAGRIREDLLHRKVYAFLETEAKVQRAPISVPAAEA is encoded by the coding sequence ATGAGCAGCCAGCAGGCCGCCCCGAGCCCGGGTCCCGCCCCGTCCGATCCAGCGCCAGCGGCGGAGGGGCACACGCACGCGCCCCTCGTGGCCATCAGCGAGGTCTCGGTCGAGGAGCCCAAGTCCTGGCAGCGCGTGGTCACCGTGAGGCTGCCGCTCGGCGAATGGGAGGCGGCGCGGGCACACGTCTTCACGAGCGTGCGGCGCAAGGCCCAGGTGCCAGGCTTCCGCAAGGGCAAGGTGCCGGTGCCGATGGTGGAGAGCCTCTATGCGCGCGAGATCGCGCTGGATGCCCTCGACTGGCTGCTGCCGCGCGCCTGGCACCAGGCACTGCACGAGGTCGCACTCGACACGGTCAACGATCCCGACTACAGCGACATCGACTTCGGCGACGAGAGCGGGCAGTTCAGCTTCAAGGCGACGGTGGAGGTGCGGCCGCAGGTGAGAATCGAGGGGTACCGCGGCCAGGCCGTGACGGCCCCCGAGGAGCCGATGCCGGCCGACGGCGTCGAGCGCACCCTGGCCCAGCTCCGGGAGGCGCGGGCCAGCTTCACCGAGGTCGAGCGGCCCGCCGCCGACGGCGATCGCGTGACCGTCGACTTCCGCCAGTTGGACGCGGGCGGGCTGCCCGTCCTCGACACCGCGGTCAAGGGGCATCGCTTCGAGCTGGGCAGCCCCTTCGTGCTCGAGGCCTTCTCGGAGGGCCTGCGTGGCCTGGCGCCCGGCGAGGAGCGCCGCTTCCCGGTCAGCTATCCGGCCGACTACGACCAGGAATCCCTGGCCGGACAGACCCGGATCTTCCAGGTGACCCTGGCCAAGGTGGAGGTCAAGGGGCTGCCCGCCCTCGATGACAGCTTCGCAAGTGAAGTTGGCAAGTTCCAGTCAATACAAGAGTTGAGGGACCGGATCCAGGCCAACATCGAGGCCGAGATCCGGGACCGCAACCGCCAGCGCCTCGAGGCGGCCCTGGTCCATGGCTTGCTCGCGAAGAACCCGTTCGAGCTGCCGCCCTCGATGGTGGCGAGCTACGTCTTGCACCTCCTGGCCGACGAGGAGCGGCGCCGCGGGGCGTCGCTCGGCGAGGACGAGCGCCGGCAGGCGATCGAGAGCCTGGCCCCCGGCGCCGAGCTGGCGATCAAGCGCTGGTTCCTCCTCGACGCCGTGGCGAAACAGGAGGGGCTGGCGGTGAGCGACGAAGACTACGAGGCGCACCTGGGCGCCCTGGCCGCGGCCGAGGGGCGGCCCGGTGAGGAGATCCGGCAGAGCGTCGCCCGGGCGGGCGCTGCCGGCCGGATCCGCGAGGACCTGCTGCACCGGAAGGTCTACGCCTTCCTGGAGACAGAGGCCAAGGTTCAGCGGGCGCCGATCTCGGTACCGG